A region from the Arachis ipaensis cultivar K30076 chromosome B01, Araip1.1, whole genome shotgun sequence genome encodes:
- the LOC107627336 gene encoding protein ROOT PRIMORDIUM DEFECTIVE 1-like — MFRTICHVLFRLNRPNHMLTRRIHRRGPAILSLQQPQCLSLLHRTFSLWSMKKDPDLESALSRNRRWIVNNQIKNIILRHPNQEIPIASLQKKFKTLDLKGKALNWLHKYPSCFNVTFTGEEHCCHLSKRMMSLVEEEESVRESQENAFVCRLAKLLMMSVNKRINVLKINELKRNLGFPDDYIIRIVAKYPNLFRVVNEGGRKSSMEIELVHWDPQFAVSTVETAASRSGNIRPTFSCSLPFSWVKSWERFREFDLVPYFSPYVDPRELVEGSKEMEKRNVGLVHEVLSLTLWKKASIVKLGHFRREFALPDRLNVLLLKHPGIFYVSNKYQIYTVLLREAYVGSKLVEKDPLVVVKEKFGELMQEGLHEYNQRRRHINMEKRRKKGVPLARVDEVKCRRRRSENADSDDDEDGDNKLGGLFDPEERKRFYKVLFDDDTS, encoded by the coding sequence ATGTTTCGAACCATTTGTCACGTTCTTTTTCGTCTCAATAGACCAAATCACATGCTCACAAGACGAATTCATCGTCGTGGTCCTGCGATTCTGTCTTTACAACAACCACAATGCCTTTCTCTTCTCCACCGAACCTTCTCCCTGTGGTCCATGAAGAAGGATCCCGACCTCGAATCTGCGCTCTCCCGCAACCGCCGTTGGATTGTCAACAACCAGATCAAGAACATCATCCTCCGCCATCCAAACCAAGAGATCCCCATTGCATCCCTTCAGAAGAAGTTCAAAACCCTTGACCTCAAAGGCAAAGCCCTCAACTGGCTCCACAAGTACCCTTCCTGCTTCAATGTTACTTTCACCGGTGAGGAACACTGCTGTCACCTCTCCAAGCGCATGATGAGCCTCGTCGAAGAGGAGGAATCTGTTAGGGAGTCTCAAGAAAATGCTTTTGTTTGCAGGTTAGCAAAATTACTTATGATGAGTGTCAACAAGAGGATTAATGTTCTGAAAATCAACGAGCTGAAAAGGAATTTAGGGTTTCCCGATGATTATATAATTAGGATTGTTGCAAAGTACCCGAATTTGTTCCGTGTTGTTAACGAGGGCGGGAGGAAGAGCTCTATGGAGATTGAATTGGTTCACTGGGACCCTCAATTTGCTGTATCCACAGTGGAGACTGCGGCCAGTAGGAGCGGCAATATAAGGCCAACGTTCTCGTGTTCTTTGCCTTTCAGTTGGGTGAAATCATGGGAGAGATTTCGTGAATTCGATTTGGTTCCTTACTTTTCGCCTTACGTGGACCCCAGGGAATTGGTGGAAGGGTCGAAAGAGATGGAGAAGAGGAATGTGGGATTGGTACATGAGGTGTTGTCTTTGACTCTTTGGAAGAAAGCCTCAATAGTGAAGTTGGGTCATTTTAGGAGGGAGTTTGCTTTGCCTGATAGGTTGAATGTGTTGTTGCTCAAGCACCCTGGGATTTTCTATGTTTCCAACAAGTATCAGATTTACACAGTTCTTCTTAGGGAGGCGTATGTTGGGTCTAAACTTGTCGAAAAGGATCCTCTGGTTGTTGTGAAGGAGAAATTTGGGGAACTGATGCAGGAGGGCCTTCATGAGTACAATCAGAGGCGGCGCCACATAAATAtggagaagaggaggaagaaaggTGTTCCTTTGGCTAGAGTAGATGAAGTAAAGTGTAGGAGGAGGAGAAGTGAAAATGCTGACtcagatgatgatgaggatggagACAATAAGCTGGGAGGTTTGTTTGACCCAGAGGAAAGGAAACGGTTTTATAAAGTTCTGTTTGATGATGATACTTCATGA